In Chroicocephalus ridibundus chromosome 4, bChrRid1.1, whole genome shotgun sequence, one genomic interval encodes:
- the ZDHHC7 gene encoding palmitoyltransferase ZDHHC7: MQSSGHRFRDVEHHPLLAENDSYDSSSSEADMAERVWFIRDGCGMVCAIMTWLLVVYADFVVTFVMLLPSKDFWYSVINGVLFNCLAVLALSSHLRTMLTDPGAVPKGNATKEYMDNLQLKPGEVIYKCPKCCSIKPERAHHCSICKRCIRKMDHHCPWVNNCVGEKNQRFFVLFTMYIALISAHALVLCGFQFFSCVRGQWTECSDFSPPVTVILMIFLCLEGFLFLTFTAVMFGTQIHSICNDETEIERLKSEKPTWERRLRWEGMKSVFGGQPSLLWINPFAGFRIRRLLLRAKKGGPEFSV; encoded by the exons ATGCAGTCATCAGGGCACAGATTCCGTGATGTTGAGCACCACCCGCTTCTTGCTGAAAATGACAGCTACGATTCATCTTCCTCAGAGGCCGACATGGCAGAGAGGGTTTGGTTCATCCGAGATGGCTGTGGTATGGTCTGTGCTATAATGACGTGGCTTCTGGTTGTCTATGCAGACTTCGTAGTGACTTTTGTCATGTTGCTGCCTTCCAAAGACTTTTGGTACTCTGTGATCAACGGTGTTCTCTTTAACTGCTTGGCAGTACTAGCTTTGTCATCACATCTGAGAACTATGCTAACTGATCCA GGGGCTGTACCCAAAGGAAACGCCACTAAAGAATACATGGATAATTTGCAACTGAAACCAGGAGAAGTGATCTACAAATGTCCAAAGTGCTGTAGTATCAAACCTGAACGTGCACACCATTGCAG TATTTGCAAACGATGTATTCGAAAGATGGATCACCACTGTCCATGGGTGAATAATTGCGTgggggagaaaaatcagagattttttgttctgtttacg ATGTATATAGCCCTAATTTCAGCTCATGCGCTCGTACTGTGTGGGTTTCAGTTTTTCTCCTGTGTCCGAGGGCAGTGGACTG AATGCAGTGACTTCTCCCCACCTGTAACTGTGATCCTGATGATCTTCTTGTGCCTTGAGGGTTTTCTGTTTCTCACGTTCACTGCAGTTATGTTTGGCACCCAAATCCACTCCATATGCAACGATGAAACG GAGATTGAAAGACTGAAAAGTGAAAAGCCAACATGGGAGCGGAGACTACGTTGGGAAGGAATGAAATCTGTCTTTGGGGGTCAGCCTTCTCTCCTGTGGATCAATCCTTTTGCAGGATTTCGAATCAGGCGACTTCTACTCAGAGCAAAGAAAGGAGGACCTGAGTTTTCTGTTTGA